A region of the Osmia bicornis bicornis chromosome 1, iOsmBic2.1, whole genome shotgun sequence genome:
TCGTACATCTGATATAACAAGAGGTACAGTTCAAAAATCTGTTTGTGTGTTAAGCACCTTACCATTATATGGTCATATTCAAGTGAAAATGGCTCTGATAACACACGCATATTTTGATGAAGGAGATTTTAGTAAAGTGTCATTATTAGAAGATACTTATCATCATCTTAATTCTTGTATGAGCAGTGAAAGTCAGATACCACCCCAAGTGTTTGTTggtaattatgaaatattgctaataatttttttaatatttaaaatatacgtttagattattaaattattaaaactaTTAATGCTTGTAGGATTGTCTGCAAGAGATTTTATACTGCAATTTCGTCACAAagttcttttattatttaaattacttcTGTTGGAGAAGAAGATTGTTTTCTATCAGTCCCCGGTGCAACCATTATGTGCTACAATATTAACATTACTTTCCTTGTATCCTGGGATGATTGAACATGGCTTGCAACAAGCTGCATGTGTTaggtaattatttataagTAGTGGATTAATTAAGAAGGAACCAGGACCTAGTAGTCAGAGCCAAATAGATCTTGCCTACTCTTTAATGATACAAGGTGTGCTTTCGCGCGTGGCTTTCACAAAACACCGTCaactttaaaatataaagtaaCGTGCGGTGGAATACAGGAGTACAGTCCGTTTATGTTCTTACACTATGACCATtactattataatatattctaTTTCTTCAATCTATATTTCTTTAGACCATCAAGACCTATGTCACCCATTCCTACATTtgacgaagaagaaatatcaataaagaacattgataataatttatctaCGAATTCCGTGCAAAACAACATGTCAGATACAGTAAAAGAACACATTAACGGGAATTCGAACAGAAACTCATTGtgtataaatgataataaagATATTGAAGCAATGGAAGGCAAATGTTTagatgaatttaaaaagaacaaCAATGAGAATGAAAATGTAGGCATGAAAGTCATTGAAGTGGAATCAGCACAAGAATGCACCGAATCTTACGCGgaagaaaataattctatGTATTCGTCTAAATCAAATGATAATGTACATAGAGTACAGAGTGTAAACACAATTACATTAGGCACAGCGGATACTGATAATCCATTGCCACGCGATACAAGTAACGATGCACTTTCAGATGCACGTTTGACAAATAATATCACTCAGATTGCTCATATAAATCCAGAACTCTGTGGTTTACCTTTAAATATATTCACAAAGGTATGAAAGTGTAAACTATTATTCATTGGTGTAATTAGGCAGGAGCCAGGGTGGGTTCCCCTTTCTCCGAAAATATGGACTGTGACTCCcttattattcaaaaatttttagattccagattttcgaaatttcaaatttccagATGTTCTAAGGGACCTGACCTATGCCAGAGAAAAtccctagttacgccaatgctattattataattatagcatttaatgaattaacatatttattttccaaagGGTTATTTATGTTTACCATATCTATCCTTGCCATATTTGGATCTTTTAGCTGATATTAACGTTAGAGGCTACATAGTTGGGGCAACGAATGTTTTGTTCAAGCAAAAGAAACAGCTTATCGATGTATTAGTAGaggtaattttaaattgtatttttaaacaaaatttttaatttatcttaaaattttatttttgcttcTACTGATggtatatttctttattataacgaAAGGTTGAAAATACACGGATAGAAACAAGCGATCCAGAATTAAGACGACAACTGCATCTCACAACGGAGGATCTGAGATTTGCAGATTATATAGTCAGGCATGTATCAGAGCCCCGTAAAGATATTTTTTTAGACGGCGTAGGATGGGAAGGTGGAGATGAATGGATCAGAACCCAGTTTCGAGTTTACTTATTAAGCATGTTGCGAACATCTATGCAACAAGATACTAGACAGTCTGACCATTATAATTCTGCGTTCATGGCTGCCTGGCGGGCAACGAATAACTACAAAATCTGGAGCAGTATTAATAAGCcagaaataaataacataGATCCTGGTCATCCATTCGCAGGACAATTATCCGTGCAGGATATGAAGTTACGCTTATCGCAGTAagcatttattaattatagtaAACTCTCGCTGTAGTGTTTTAAAATCCATGTGAAATGAAATTCGCACAACCGGATtgtaaatgataaaataatgaagTGGAAAAgtgtattatttaattgtatTGTAGCACGATGCAGAATACAGAAAGTGGAAGGAAATTGAATCAAGCAATGGCGTCAACGGGAAGAGCTGTTGCGACGACAGGAAAAGCTGTAGGTTAGttgaattaaatatatattttatataaaaattggcgtaactaggaaCGGACCAAAATGAGCCGCCCCCTGACTAGCCCATGATATTCTCAAATTCTGGGATTActgaattctgaaattctagaatgtaaaattttagattgccaaatttgataaattgaaGAATTCCAGATTATCTAAATTCTAAAGTTTCAGAATTATAAGTATGAAAAGTATTTGTCAATTTGACAGGTGGTGCACTTTCCCAAGCTAAAGGGGCATTCTCTAATTGGTGGAGTACATTAACAACGGTTCAGTCTGTCGAAGAAGGAAAGGCTGACAATCAAACAATTATACATCAGACACTTTCAAATATAACCAATAAAACTGCTATCGAGGACGAAGAAATGAACGTATCCACTAATAATACAAATCTAGAGATGACTGTAGATTAATATAAAGAGAGTTCGAATTGTTTGATACCATAACTGTAAAAGATGATTTCTAAAACCAAATGTAACAGGTGATATTGTTTCTTACTATACAAAAAATATG
Encoded here:
- the LOC114870876 gene encoding late secretory pathway protein AVL9 homolog, whose translation is MAESVGPILHVIVVGFHHKKGCQVEYSFPPLVPGAPNECPLGWKYLPTLALPDGSHNYDEDTVFFHLPSLNDPKCTVYGISCFRQIPVEKLKNRTSDITRGTVQKSVCVLSTLPLYGHIQVKMALITHAYFDEGDFSKVSLLEDTYHHLNSCMSSESQIPPQVFVGLSARDFILQFRHKVLLLFKLLLLEKKIVFYQSPVQPLCATILTLLSLYPGMIEHGLQQAACVRPSRPMSPIPTFDEEEISIKNIDNNLSTNSVQNNMSDTVKEHINGNSNRNSLCINDNKDIEAMEGKCLDEFKKNNNENENVGMKVIEVESAQECTESYAEENNSMYSSKSNDNVHRVQSVNTITLGTADTDNPLPRDTSNDALSDARLTNNITQIAHINPELCGLPLNIFTKGYLCLPYLSLPYLDLLADINVRGYIVGATNVLFKQKKQLIDVLVEVENTRIETSDPELRRQLHLTTEDLRFADYIVRHVSEPRKDIFLDGVGWEGGDEWIRTQFRVYLLSMLRTSMQQDTRQSDHYNSAFMAAWRATNNYKIWSSINKPEINNIDPGHPFAGQLSVQDMKLRLSHTMQNTESGRKLNQAMASTGRAVATTGKAVGGALSQAKGAFSNWWSTLTTVQSVEEGKADNQTIIHQTLSNITNKTAIEDEEMNVSTNNTNLEMTVD